A genomic region of Mitsuaria sp. 7 contains the following coding sequences:
- a CDS encoding ABC transporter ATP-binding protein has translation MFGWFEKLVDPFPQTPAPQPPKGFFAFVWAGSQGMRGLVGVLVVLTAAIGAFEALLFSMLGSVVDWLSQVPPAQWWSTQQDKLLMLLGILLASPLLIALQSLSKYQGLSSNFPMRLRWNFHRHLLAQSMSFYQDEFAGRVSAKLMQTALAVRECWLIVTDILVFITIYFVTMLGVVGSFDATLLLPFLGWLACYIVALSYFVPRLGKAATAQADARSLMTGRITDAYTNISTVKLFSHSHREAGFARGAMQDFLNTAYRQMRLISGFEIVNHALSMGLIASTAGMTVWLWTQGQVGIGAVAAATAMALRLNGISHWIMWEMASLFENIGTVQDGITTLSRPIAIQDADDARALDVTRGEVRFEHVDFSYGGRKTVLHDLTLTIRPGEKIGVVGRSGAGKSTLVNLLLRFHDVDKGRVLIDGQDIAKATQDSLRRQVGMVTQDTSLLHRSVRDNLMYGRPDATEEEMRAAAERAEAVDFIDGLTDPKGRQGYDAHVGERGVKLSGGQRQRVAIARVMLKDAPILLLDEATSALDSEVEAAIQRSLYRLMEGKTVVAIAHRLSTIAAMDRLIVMDQGRIVEQGDHAALLAQGGLYAKLWAHQSGGFLVEDEPEEDAPANALSPEAVTGMDRPPHGAGPNVGHVDQASTTAKDSA, from the coding sequence GTGTTTGGCTGGTTCGAAAAACTCGTCGATCCGTTTCCGCAGACCCCGGCGCCTCAGCCGCCGAAAGGGTTCTTCGCCTTCGTCTGGGCCGGCTCGCAGGGCATGCGCGGGCTGGTGGGCGTGCTCGTCGTCCTGACCGCCGCGATCGGCGCCTTCGAGGCCTTGCTGTTCTCGATGCTGGGCTCCGTCGTCGACTGGCTCAGCCAGGTGCCGCCCGCGCAGTGGTGGTCCACCCAGCAGGACAAGCTGCTGATGCTGCTCGGCATCCTGCTGGCCAGTCCGCTGCTGATCGCGCTGCAGTCGCTGAGCAAGTACCAGGGCCTGTCCAGCAACTTCCCGATGCGGCTGCGCTGGAACTTCCACCGGCACCTGCTCGCGCAGAGCATGAGCTTCTACCAGGACGAGTTCGCCGGCCGCGTCTCCGCCAAGCTGATGCAGACGGCGCTGGCCGTGCGCGAATGCTGGCTGATCGTCACCGACATCCTGGTCTTCATCACGATCTATTTCGTGACGATGCTGGGCGTCGTCGGCAGCTTCGACGCGACGCTGCTGCTGCCCTTCCTGGGCTGGCTGGCCTGCTACATCGTGGCGCTGAGCTACTTCGTCCCGCGCCTGGGCAAGGCCGCCACCGCGCAGGCCGACGCCCGCAGCCTGATGACCGGCCGCATCACCGACGCGTACACCAACATCAGCACGGTCAAGCTGTTCTCGCACTCCCACCGCGAGGCCGGTTTCGCCCGCGGTGCGATGCAGGACTTCCTGAACACCGCCTACCGCCAGATGCGGCTGATCAGCGGCTTCGAGATCGTCAACCACGCGCTGTCGATGGGCCTGATCGCGTCGACCGCCGGCATGACGGTCTGGCTGTGGACGCAGGGCCAGGTCGGCATCGGCGCGGTCGCCGCCGCCACGGCGATGGCGCTGCGGCTGAACGGGATCTCGCACTGGATCATGTGGGAGATGGCCAGCCTGTTCGAGAACATCGGCACCGTGCAGGACGGCATCACGACGCTGTCGCGCCCCATCGCGATCCAGGACGCCGACGACGCCCGCGCGCTGGACGTGACCCGCGGCGAGGTCCGCTTCGAGCACGTCGACTTCAGCTACGGCGGTCGCAAGACCGTGCTGCACGACCTGACCCTGACGATACGCCCCGGCGAGAAGATCGGCGTGGTGGGCCGCTCGGGCGCGGGCAAGTCGACGCTGGTCAACCTGCTGCTGCGCTTCCACGACGTGGACAAGGGCCGGGTGCTGATCGACGGCCAGGACATCGCCAAGGCCACCCAGGACAGCCTCAGACGCCAGGTCGGCATGGTGACCCAGGACACCAGCCTGCTGCACCGCTCGGTCCGCGACAACCTGATGTACGGCCGCCCTGACGCGACGGAGGAGGAGATGCGCGCCGCCGCCGAGCGGGCCGAGGCCGTGGACTTCATCGACGGCCTGACCGACCCGAAGGGCCGGCAGGGCTACGACGCCCACGTCGGCGAACGCGGCGTGAAGCTCTCCGGCGGCCAGCGCCAGCGCGTCGCCATCGCCCGGGTGATGCTCAAGGACGCGCCCATCCTGCTGCTGGACGAGGCGACCAGCGCGCTGGATTCCGAGGTCGAGGCCGCGATCCAGCGCAGCCTGTACCGGCTGATGGAAGGCAAGACGGTGGTGGCGATCGCGCACCGGCTGTCGACGATCGCGGCGATGGACCGGCTGATCGTGATGGACCAGGGCCGCATCGTCGAACAGGGGGACCATGCCGCGCTGCTGGCCCAGGGCGGCCTGTACGCGAAGCTGTGGGCGCACCAGAGCGGCGGCTTCCTGGTGGAGGACGAGCCCGAAGAGGACGCCCCCGCGAACGCGCTGTCGCCTGAAGCCGTCACCGGCATGGACCGTCCGCCTCATGGCGCCGGACCGAACGTCGGACATGTGGATCAAGCGTCAACCACGGCAAAGGATTCCGCGTAA
- a CDS encoding HPr-rel-A system PqqD family peptide chaperone, which yields MLAWEGEQHAVYFDPDSGDTHLIAALGAQLAEWLAAEPLDRDQLLARLARDVDWDEPPAPEALAELLDLHLRRLAEVHLLTPVDRAEAAADAVEEPVA from the coding sequence ATGCTCGCCTGGGAGGGCGAGCAGCACGCGGTCTATTTCGACCCCGACAGCGGGGACACCCACCTGATCGCCGCGCTCGGCGCGCAGCTGGCCGAATGGCTGGCCGCCGAGCCGCTGGACCGCGACCAGCTCCTGGCCCGCCTGGCGCGGGACGTCGACTGGGACGAGCCCCCCGCCCCCGAGGCGCTCGCCGAGCTCCTGGACCTGCACCTGCGCCGTCTGGCCGAGGTCCATCTGCTCACGCCGGTGGACAGGGCGGAGGCGGCGGCGGACGCGGTGGAGGAGCCGGTCGCTTGA
- a CDS encoding HprK-related kinase A has product MRLQDVGTAGLRTRMRDGGVTLRLSPFTVRVRSDIPHLADDVAAMYRDFDLTGEDEFVDFHVAVLRSPHWLSRLQGRAEFWFDGQRSFTPLPAAQALAMLEWGINWCIAAHAHQYLLIHAAVLERDGRALLMPAPPGSGKSTLCAALAHRGWRLLSDELGLLDMATGLVHGMARPINLKNASIPVIRSFAPDAHFSASMPNTSKGTVALVRAPQDAIEARLAPARPAWVVLPAWRADAPAQLQPIERARAFMDLAEQSFNYDVHGQAGFQRLGRLVDACACYRFEYSRLDEAVAHFETLAGSSP; this is encoded by the coding sequence TTGAGACTGCAGGACGTCGGCACCGCCGGGCTGCGGACCCGGATGCGCGACGGCGGCGTGACGCTGCGGCTGTCACCCTTCACCGTGCGCGTGCGCTCGGACATCCCTCACCTCGCGGACGACGTCGCGGCCATGTACCGCGATTTCGACCTGACCGGGGAGGACGAGTTCGTCGACTTCCACGTCGCCGTGCTGCGCAGCCCGCATTGGCTGAGCCGGCTGCAGGGCCGCGCGGAGTTCTGGTTCGACGGCCAGCGCTCGTTCACGCCGCTGCCCGCCGCGCAGGCGCTGGCGATGCTCGAATGGGGCATCAACTGGTGCATCGCCGCGCACGCCCATCAATACCTGCTGATCCACGCGGCGGTGCTCGAGCGCGACGGCCGCGCGCTGCTGATGCCGGCACCGCCGGGCTCGGGCAAGAGCACGCTGTGCGCGGCGCTGGCGCATCGCGGCTGGCGGCTGCTGTCGGACGAGCTCGGCCTGCTGGACATGGCCACCGGCCTGGTCCACGGCATGGCGCGGCCGATCAACCTGAAGAACGCGTCGATCCCGGTGATCCGGTCCTTCGCGCCGGACGCGCATTTCAGCGCGTCCATGCCCAACACGTCCAAGGGCACCGTCGCGCTGGTGCGCGCGCCGCAGGACGCGATCGAGGCCCGGCTCGCGCCCGCCCGGCCCGCCTGGGTCGTGCTGCCCGCCTGGCGCGCCGACGCGCCGGCGCAGTTGCAGCCCATCGAACGGGCCCGCGCCTTCATGGACCTGGCCGAGCAGTCCTTCAACTACGACGTGCACGGCCAGGCCGGCTTCCAGCGGCTGGGACGCCTGGTCGACGCCTGCGCGTGCTACCGCTTCGAGTACAGCCGGCTGGACGAGGCCGTGGCGCACTTCGAGACGCTCGCGGGGAGCTCGCCATGA
- a CDS encoding nucleotidyltransferase family protein: MSAHHGHGHGHKHGHGHGERRRPLLVRVLLQPAIAAGLSLTDWDLLLRQARRSNLAGKLAAQMEAGGWLDALPAPVQPHLRSALLLSRRQAQMLRREVDLLRQTLAELPGPLILLKGAAYALGGHAPAPGRMFSDIDLLIPPEQLPRCETTLLVHGWDFDDGLDAYDQRYYREWMHELPPLHHKRRGTSLDLHHTLLPPTARTPLDSRALFDAPRPLPDPLGLPGAFTLPPEDMLLHSAAHLFHEGELPNGLRDLFDLDALLREFGAIEGFWPRLTERARRIGLSRPLWLALRYTRMLLDTPYPDTLPAELGPPPGPLALRLLDACYRRALRPAHDSCRLPGHALAEGALYVRSHWLRMPFGLLALHLARKTWGRMTSVPEAPRVDAPRDA; encoded by the coding sequence ATGAGCGCCCATCATGGCCACGGGCACGGACACAAGCACGGGCATGGTCACGGCGAACGCCGCCGGCCGCTGCTGGTCCGTGTGCTGCTGCAGCCCGCGATCGCGGCCGGTCTCAGCCTGACCGACTGGGACCTGCTGCTGCGTCAGGCGCGGCGCTCCAATCTCGCGGGAAAGCTGGCCGCGCAGATGGAGGCCGGCGGCTGGCTGGACGCGCTGCCGGCGCCGGTGCAGCCGCATCTGCGCTCGGCGCTGCTGCTGTCGCGGCGGCAGGCGCAGATGTTGAGACGCGAGGTCGACCTGCTGCGCCAGACGCTGGCTGAACTGCCCGGACCGCTGATCCTGCTGAAGGGCGCCGCGTATGCGCTCGGCGGACACGCGCCCGCGCCGGGGCGGATGTTCAGCGACATCGACCTGCTGATCCCGCCCGAGCAGCTGCCGCGCTGCGAGACGACGCTGCTGGTGCACGGCTGGGACTTCGACGACGGCCTGGACGCCTACGACCAGCGCTACTACCGCGAGTGGATGCACGAGCTGCCGCCGTTGCACCACAAGCGCCGGGGGACCTCGCTGGACCTGCATCACACGCTGCTGCCGCCGACGGCGCGCACGCCGCTGGACAGCCGCGCGCTGTTCGACGCGCCGCGACCCTTGCCAGATCCGCTGGGCCTGCCGGGTGCCTTCACGCTGCCGCCGGAGGACATGCTGCTGCACAGCGCCGCGCACCTGTTCCACGAGGGTGAGCTGCCCAACGGCCTGCGCGACCTGTTCGACCTCGACGCGCTGCTGCGCGAGTTCGGCGCGATCGAGGGCTTCTGGCCTCGGCTGACGGAGCGCGCGCGCCGCATCGGCCTGTCGCGCCCGCTCTGGCTGGCGCTGCGCTACACGCGGATGCTGCTGGACACGCCGTATCCGGACACGCTGCCGGCGGAACTCGGGCCGCCGCCGGGCCCCTTGGCGCTGCGGCTGCTGGACGCCTGCTACCGACGCGCGCTACGGCCGGCCCACGACAGCTGCCGCCTGCCCGGCCACGCGCTCGCCGAGGGCGCGCTGTACGTGCGCTCGCACTGGCTGCGGATGCCCTTCGGCCTGCTGGCGCTGCACCTCGCGCGCAAGACCTGGGGCCGGATGACGTCGGTCCCCGAGGCGCCCAGGGTCGACGCGCCCCGCGACGCCTGA
- the pssA gene encoding CDP-diacylglycerol--serine O-phosphatidyltransferase: protein MIREFHLADWFTLGNAFCGVGALFSVMTYLQTGTVQHLYYACALIPAALVFDVLDGRIARWRQKSSAMGRELDSLADVISFGVAPAVIAYGCGMQGLWDRIVLGFFVACGVSRLARYNITAETLSGGNDKVAYFEGTPIPTSLLIVIVMWVAAWQGAIGEALWFGGIKLGGFTLHPLVLMFAVSGSLMISRIRIPKL, encoded by the coding sequence ATGATCCGCGAGTTCCATCTGGCGGACTGGTTCACCCTGGGCAACGCCTTCTGCGGCGTCGGCGCGCTGTTCTCGGTGATGACCTACCTGCAGACCGGCACGGTGCAGCACCTGTACTACGCGTGCGCGCTGATCCCGGCGGCGCTGGTGTTCGACGTGCTCGACGGCCGCATCGCGCGCTGGCGCCAGAAGAGCTCCGCGATGGGGCGTGAGCTCGACTCGCTGGCCGACGTGATCTCCTTCGGCGTCGCGCCGGCGGTGATCGCCTACGGCTGCGGCATGCAGGGGCTGTGGGACCGCATCGTGCTGGGCTTCTTCGTCGCCTGCGGCGTGTCGCGCCTGGCCCGCTACAACATCACCGCCGAGACCCTGTCCGGCGGCAACGACAAGGTCGCCTACTTCGAAGGCACGCCGATCCCGACCTCGCTGCTGATCGTGATCGTGATGTGGGTCGCCGCCTGGCAGGGCGCGATCGGCGAGGCGCTGTGGTTCGGCGGGATCAAGCTCGGCGGCTTCACGCTGCATCCGCTGGTGCTGATGTTCGCGGTCTCGGGCTCGCTGATGATCAGCCGGATCCGGATTCCGAAGCTCTGA
- a CDS encoding S41 family peptidase, which yields MKTRRFEDALLWTAMTAMGVLCAMGLQACHETTDHPASPDEFVARDGRDGRDGRDGKDGRDGNDGRDGINVGPDVHRSLQPSLIEANQCAPENAEAEAQQRTGSLDIEKRWIRSRMDEVYLWRRDVPDVDAGAPEYSGPDVPRALNAYFNALRSQAFTASGKRRDAYSYMTTVRALVASTYGQEQPGFGIEWAMASSRPPRGIRVAYVQPGSEAARLGIQRGDALVSADGIPADASAEDDANALAASLFPRRIGTRHAWVLRSGTGPDRAVALASGFTRTPVPIRRVLPAADGRSVGYLLFVDHSVPAAAALSEAMKDFREKGVTDLVIDLRYNGGGLTVIASQLAYMVAGDARTAGKAFVRLQDNQPGSSESDPFERQRCIVGMEDCASDERLPTLQLERVFILTQQGTCSASEMLINGLRGIDVAVVQIGGVTCGKPYGFTPQVNCGHAYLPTRVAVSNELGFGGYGDGFTPGGSGGAGVPGCAVADDLEHPLGDVSEGQLAAALHYRAEGRCPLPVVSAATTDAAAPGAARGTKAAVLQPWRDPLRENAHLIPRR from the coding sequence ATGAAGACGAGAAGGTTCGAGGATGCGTTGCTCTGGACGGCCATGACCGCCATGGGCGTGCTGTGCGCGATGGGGCTGCAAGCTTGCCACGAGACGACGGATCACCCGGCATCGCCGGATGAGTTCGTGGCCAGGGATGGGCGTGACGGACGGGACGGACGTGACGGCAAAGATGGGCGCGACGGCAATGATGGACGCGACGGGATCAACGTCGGTCCGGATGTCCACCGGAGCCTGCAGCCCAGCCTGATCGAGGCGAACCAGTGTGCGCCTGAGAACGCGGAGGCGGAGGCGCAGCAGCGGACCGGCAGCCTGGACATCGAGAAGCGATGGATCCGGTCCCGCATGGACGAGGTCTATCTCTGGCGGCGGGACGTACCGGACGTCGACGCCGGAGCGCCCGAATACAGTGGGCCGGACGTGCCCCGGGCGCTGAACGCCTATTTCAACGCGCTGCGCTCCCAGGCCTTCACAGCGAGCGGGAAGCGACGCGATGCCTACAGCTACATGACCACGGTGCGGGCACTGGTGGCCTCCACCTATGGCCAAGAGCAGCCCGGGTTCGGCATCGAATGGGCCATGGCGTCGTCCAGGCCGCCGCGCGGGATCCGCGTGGCGTACGTTCAACCCGGGAGCGAGGCGGCCCGGCTTGGCATCCAGCGCGGAGACGCGCTGGTCAGCGCTGACGGCATCCCCGCGGATGCGTCGGCGGAAGACGACGCGAACGCCTTGGCGGCCTCCTTGTTTCCGCGCCGCATCGGCACCCGGCACGCCTGGGTGCTGCGTTCGGGGACGGGACCGGACCGGGCGGTCGCCCTGGCCAGCGGGTTCACCAGGACACCCGTTCCGATTCGCCGCGTACTCCCCGCCGCCGACGGCCGCTCCGTCGGATATCTGCTTTTCGTCGATCACAGCGTGCCCGCAGCGGCCGCGCTGAGCGAGGCGATGAAGGACTTCCGGGAGAAGGGGGTCACCGATCTGGTCATCGACCTGCGTTACAACGGCGGCGGGCTGACCGTGATCGCGAGCCAGCTGGCCTACATGGTGGCCGGCGACGCACGCACGGCCGGCAAGGCATTCGTGCGTCTGCAGGATAACCAGCCCGGTTCGTCCGAGTCGGATCCCTTTGAACGGCAGCGCTGCATCGTCGGGATGGAGGATTGCGCATCCGACGAACGGCTGCCCACCCTGCAGCTGGAGCGCGTGTTCATCCTGACACAGCAGGGCACCTGCTCGGCCAGCGAGATGCTGATCAACGGCCTGCGCGGGATCGACGTGGCGGTGGTCCAGATCGGCGGCGTGACCTGCGGCAAGCCCTACGGTTTCACGCCGCAGGTCAACTGTGGCCATGCCTACCTGCCGACGCGCGTGGCCGTCAGCAATGAGCTCGGCTTCGGAGGCTACGGCGACGGTTTCACGCCGGGCGGCAGCGGCGGCGCGGGCGTCCCGGGCTGTGCGGTGGCGGACGATCTCGAACACCCGCTCGGCGACGTGTCGGAGGGGCAACTCGCCGCGGCGCTGCACTACCGGGCCGAGGGGCGATGTCCACTGCCGGTGGTCTCGGCGGCCACAACGGACGCGGCGGCGCCCGGTGCAGCACGTGGGACCAAGGCCGCGGTCTTGCAGCCGTGGCGCGATCCGCTGCGGGAGAACGCGCACCTCATCCCACGCCGTTGA
- a CDS encoding S41 family peptidase gives MTKKTWIERAMRRASVVAMCAACVTLLQACHDTGEEVAAVAGADGKEGPAGPSGKDGLDGKDGLDGKDGKDGAPGPRGLPGATGPSGPTGEDGKDGLNGEDGPSGEPGEPGERGERGERGERGERGERGEPGAPGPEGVPGRPGLAGPRGPAGADGRDGVDAGRVLNRAFQHSSVHADQCDPANAEADAAQHIGSLAIERNWVRSLMDEVYLWRQDVPHVDVGAFDDGVAVSKALSAYLGALRSPAFKPGGERRDDYTQVVPTSAFKAFMSGAEVPGFGIEWTMGSHTPPRNIRVAYVQPGSEAEQQGVKRGDVLLSAAAVEPGVADEDLTADRAASIFPRDKGTKHTFRLEAKDGTSSKVVQLTSGLARQPVPLATAVEVDGTKVGYLIFREHNTQAIAELATAIHHYNESQIDELVIDLRFNQGGDLSVASQLAYMIAGGWRTEGRVFATLQDNDLNKAELPFLRCTDASQRCAEKASLPTIEHLDRVYVLTQAATCAASEALINGLRGVGMEVVQIGGTTCGRPVAASPRHNCGHTVLPLDHVMANDQGFAGYGEGFVPGGSGLNGIPGCLVEDDLQHELGFAQEVLLAAALTHVSTGRCPAQASSGGARPRSAAPQAPWRDPLRGGAIITAPR, from the coding sequence ATGACGAAGAAAACCTGGATCGAGCGCGCGATGAGGCGCGCATCGGTCGTCGCGATGTGCGCCGCGTGCGTCACGTTGTTGCAGGCCTGCCATGACACAGGCGAGGAGGTGGCCGCCGTGGCGGGGGCCGACGGCAAGGAGGGCCCCGCCGGCCCGTCCGGCAAGGACGGACTGGATGGCAAGGACGGACTGGATGGAAAAGACGGCAAGGACGGTGCGCCCGGGCCACGTGGGCTGCCTGGCGCCACCGGCCCGTCCGGACCGACTGGAGAGGACGGCAAGGACGGGTTGAACGGCGAGGACGGTCCCTCAGGCGAACCAGGCGAACCAGGCGAACGTGGCGAACGTGGCGAACGTGGCGAACGTGGCGAACGCGGCGAACGCGGCGAACCGGGCGCTCCAGGTCCGGAGGGCGTCCCGGGCCGTCCGGGCCTGGCAGGACCCCGTGGCCCGGCGGGCGCGGATGGCAGGGACGGCGTGGACGCCGGTCGCGTGCTGAATCGCGCCTTCCAGCACAGCTCGGTCCACGCGGACCAGTGCGATCCGGCGAACGCGGAGGCGGACGCCGCCCAGCACATCGGCAGTCTGGCGATCGAGCGGAACTGGGTGCGTTCGCTCATGGACGAGGTCTACCTCTGGCGCCAGGACGTGCCGCATGTCGATGTCGGCGCCTTCGACGACGGCGTCGCCGTGTCGAAGGCCTTGTCGGCCTATCTTGGCGCCCTGCGTTCGCCGGCGTTCAAACCCGGCGGCGAACGCCGGGATGACTACACCCAGGTCGTTCCCACATCCGCGTTCAAGGCCTTCATGAGCGGCGCGGAGGTGCCCGGGTTCGGCATCGAATGGACCATGGGATCGCACACACCGCCCAGGAACATCCGGGTGGCTTACGTCCAGCCGGGCAGCGAGGCGGAACAGCAAGGGGTCAAACGGGGCGACGTGCTGCTTTCCGCTGCTGCCGTCGAGCCCGGGGTCGCCGACGAGGACCTGACAGCGGACCGGGCTGCGTCGATATTTCCGCGCGACAAGGGGACGAAGCACACGTTCCGACTGGAGGCGAAGGACGGGACTTCATCGAAGGTCGTGCAGCTGACCAGCGGCCTCGCCAGACAACCCGTGCCGTTGGCCACCGCCGTCGAGGTTGACGGGACAAAGGTCGGCTATCTGATCTTCCGGGAGCACAACACGCAGGCGATCGCCGAGCTCGCCACGGCCATCCACCACTACAACGAATCGCAGATCGACGAGTTGGTCATCGACCTGCGTTTCAATCAGGGCGGTGACTTGTCCGTCGCCAGCCAACTGGCCTACATGATTGCCGGTGGCTGGCGGACTGAGGGCCGGGTCTTCGCGACACTCCAGGACAACGATCTGAACAAGGCCGAACTGCCGTTCCTTCGGTGCACCGATGCGAGCCAGCGTTGTGCGGAGAAGGCGTCGCTGCCCACGATCGAGCACCTCGATCGTGTGTACGTTCTGACCCAGGCCGCCACTTGCGCGGCCAGCGAGGCCCTGATCAACGGCTTGCGAGGCGTCGGCATGGAAGTCGTGCAGATCGGGGGCACCACCTGTGGGCGGCCCGTGGCGGCCAGTCCCAGGCACAACTGCGGCCACACCGTCCTGCCGCTGGACCACGTGATGGCCAACGACCAGGGATTCGCAGGTTACGGCGAAGGGTTCGTGCCGGGAGGGTCAGGCCTGAACGGCATTCCGGGATGCCTGGTCGAGGACGACCTCCAGCATGAACTCGGCTTCGCCCAGGAAGTTCTGCTGGCCGCGGCATTGACCCATGTCTCCACGGGCCGTTGTCCGGCGCAGGCGTCATCGGGAGGAGCGCGACCCAGGAGCGCGGCTCCGCAAGCGCCGTGGCGCGATCCGCTGCGCGGCGGCGCGATCATCACGGCGCCGCGTTGA
- a CDS encoding S41 family peptidase, with protein sequence MNRSAMWRVARLAVAGAVGVMLLSACGGGGGASGTPLNGSNNGSNGGGGGNNGGNTGGEGAIQPSASYAQQCAPGNTEAAANQRTGSLSTEKSWIRAYLDEAYLWREDVPAINASAAAYSGSDVKTALNAYFEDLLSPALTASGKRKDQFSFVMSTREWNALSQGGVEVGYGIEWSMKSPTPPRGLRVAFVEPGSVADVAGVRRGDTLVTADGAAADVADAAGVNTLNAALFPDAAGASHRLVLTSNAGLPRDVTLAAGNVTKTPVPTSQVLTATDGAKVGYMVFNDHILTAEAQLITAMRSFSANGVSDLVVDLRYNGGGYLFIASELAYMIAGGTATSGKTFEQLRYNSKRTSETNSADSKTPFYSESCLLSGNNCSSQQPLPALNLKRVFVLAQSGTCSASEALINGLRGVDVEVVLVGGTTCGKPYGFTAKDNCGYSYFPIEFVGTNNKGFGEYADGFVPAGAGATGVKGCQVADDFNHALGDTSEAMLAAALQYRANGTCPAAVPSEAGRARALGMRATGEDAVALSLRKLAARSNRIVGGRP encoded by the coding sequence ATGAATCGATCCGCGATGTGGCGGGTGGCGCGTCTGGCCGTGGCCGGCGCCGTCGGAGTGATGCTGCTGAGCGCCTGCGGCGGCGGCGGCGGTGCCAGCGGCACGCCGCTGAACGGCAGCAACAATGGCAGCAACGGGGGCGGCGGTGGCAACAACGGCGGGAACACCGGCGGCGAGGGAGCGATCCAGCCCAGCGCCAGCTACGCCCAGCAATGCGCGCCGGGCAACACGGAGGCCGCGGCCAACCAGCGGACCGGCTCGCTGTCCACCGAGAAGAGCTGGATCCGCGCCTACCTCGACGAGGCCTACCTGTGGCGCGAGGACGTGCCGGCGATCAACGCCTCGGCCGCCGCGTACAGCGGCAGCGACGTCAAGACCGCGCTGAACGCCTACTTCGAGGACCTGCTGTCGCCGGCGCTCACCGCCAGCGGCAAGCGCAAGGACCAGTTCAGCTTCGTGATGAGCACGCGCGAGTGGAATGCGCTGTCGCAGGGCGGCGTGGAAGTCGGCTACGGCATCGAGTGGTCGATGAAGTCGCCGACGCCGCCGCGCGGCCTGCGCGTCGCGTTCGTCGAGCCGGGCAGCGTCGCCGATGTGGCGGGCGTGCGCCGCGGCGACACGCTGGTGACCGCGGACGGCGCGGCGGCGGATGTGGCCGACGCGGCCGGCGTGAACACGCTCAACGCGGCGCTCTTCCCCGACGCCGCCGGCGCTAGCCACCGCCTGGTGCTGACGTCCAACGCGGGCCTGCCGCGCGACGTCACGCTGGCTGCGGGCAACGTCACCAAGACGCCGGTGCCGACCAGCCAGGTGCTCACCGCCACCGACGGCGCGAAGGTGGGCTACATGGTCTTCAACGACCACATCCTGACCGCGGAAGCGCAACTGATCACCGCGATGCGCAGCTTCAGCGCCAACGGCGTGAGCGACCTGGTCGTGGACCTGCGCTACAACGGCGGCGGCTACCTGTTCATCGCCAGCGAGCTGGCGTACATGATCGCGGGCGGCACGGCGACCTCGGGCAAGACCTTCGAGCAGCTGCGCTACAACAGCAAGCGCACGTCGGAAACCAACAGCGCGGACTCGAAGACCCCGTTCTACAGCGAGTCCTGCCTGCTCTCGGGCAACAACTGCAGCTCCCAGCAGCCGCTGCCGGCGTTGAACCTGAAGCGCGTGTTCGTGCTGGCGCAGTCGGGCACCTGCTCGGCCAGCGAGGCGCTGATCAACGGTCTGCGCGGCGTCGACGTCGAGGTCGTGCTGGTCGGCGGCACCACCTGCGGCAAGCCCTACGGGTTCACCGCCAAGGACAACTGCGGCTACAGCTACTTCCCGATCGAATTCGTCGGAACCAACAACAAGGGCTTCGGCGAGTACGCGGACGGTTTCGTGCCGGCAGGCGCGGGCGCGACGGGGGTCAAGGGCTGCCAGGTGGCGGACGACTTCAACCACGCACTCGGCGATACCAGCGAGGCGATGCTGGCCGCGGCGCTGCAGTACCGCGCCAATGGCACCTGTCCCGCGGCAGTGCCGTCGGAGGCAGGGCGCGCGCGTGCGTTGGGCATGCGGGCGACGGGCGAGGACGCCGTCGCGCTGAGCCTCAGGAAGCTGGCGGCGCGCAGCAACCGGATCGTCGGCGGACGGCCCTGA
- a CDS encoding DUF2917 domain-containing protein, whose amino-acid sequence MQPLRLLPPSFRLRSQPQGWSAPAFVPPGPGPDAVVLPTDGRPISLRLRRPVRLRVFGGRAWITRVGWPDDHWLEPGQTLDLPAPAGWSGGQVFISGEGASLVTLKAETLD is encoded by the coding sequence ATGCAACCGCTCCGCCTGCTCCCCCCGTCGTTCCGGCTCCGGTCCCAGCCCCAGGGCTGGTCCGCGCCGGCGTTCGTCCCCCCCGGTCCCGGACCGGACGCCGTCGTGCTGCCGACCGACGGCCGTCCGATCTCGCTGCGCCTGCGACGCCCCGTGCGGCTGCGGGTCTTCGGCGGTCGGGCCTGGATCACGCGCGTCGGCTGGCCCGACGATCACTGGCTGGAACCCGGCCAGACCCTGGACCTGCCGGCGCCCGCGGGCTGGTCCGGCGGGCAGGTCTTCATCAGTGGCGAGGGCGCGTCACTCGTCACCCTGAAGGCGGAGACGCTCGACTAA